A window of the Thermoleophilia bacterium SCSIO 60948 genome harbors these coding sequences:
- a CDS encoding DUF1800 domain-containing protein, whose product MPSYAGPFGRAQAERLIWRAGFGPKPGQLDRLAAKGMRGAVLSLTRPSGEAKLSGPRPVDSDGNPLAPKDVWGHDHVWWLDRMVRSSQSLVERMALNWHDWFATGDQAPKMMIAQSNLFRAKALGPFDGLLLGVTKDKAMLAWLSGLWNTRWEPNENYARELMELFTLGVSDGSGYPYSEDDVRELARALTGWQADWSDGIGLHNYRYEREAHDGGSKTVFGRTGRFDWKDACRLCLEHEAHAPFLVDKLWSYFIPEPPDAATRDGLVAIYRNGYRIRPLVEAILQHPRFYEGPRLVKPPVVHTAGLLRARDLPVRTDAWHWINELGGQRLFRPPNVAGWDEERWLDTSTFRGRWFAANEIARRDVIDWDEGYPKTETAAEGVDKALRYWGDPSLSSGGRAVLEQYARRVESMAVEDWQRSAFRATRQNALRMLIATSPDMQAI is encoded by the coding sequence GTGCCCAGCTACGCAGGTCCCTTCGGCCGCGCACAGGCCGAGCGACTGATCTGGCGCGCCGGGTTCGGTCCCAAGCCCGGCCAGCTCGACCGGCTCGCGGCGAAGGGGATGCGAGGCGCCGTGCTCTCGCTGACTCGCCCGTCGGGTGAGGCCAAGCTCTCCGGCCCGCGTCCGGTCGACAGCGACGGCAATCCGCTGGCGCCGAAGGACGTCTGGGGGCACGACCACGTCTGGTGGCTCGACCGGATGGTCCGCTCGAGCCAGAGCCTGGTCGAGCGGATGGCGCTCAACTGGCACGACTGGTTCGCGACGGGCGACCAGGCGCCGAAGATGATGATCGCCCAGTCGAACCTGTTCCGAGCCAAGGCGCTCGGTCCGTTCGACGGGCTGCTGCTCGGCGTCACGAAGGACAAGGCGATGCTCGCGTGGCTCTCCGGGCTGTGGAACACGCGGTGGGAGCCGAACGAGAACTACGCCCGCGAGCTGATGGAGCTGTTCACCCTCGGCGTCAGCGACGGGAGCGGCTATCCCTACTCCGAGGACGACGTCCGCGAGCTCGCGCGCGCCCTGACCGGGTGGCAGGCCGACTGGTCCGACGGGATCGGCCTCCACAACTATCGCTACGAGCGCGAGGCGCATGACGGCGGCTCGAAGACGGTGTTCGGCAGGACCGGGCGCTTCGACTGGAAGGACGCGTGCCGGCTCTGCCTCGAGCACGAGGCCCACGCGCCGTTCCTCGTCGACAAGCTCTGGAGCTACTTCATCCCCGAGCCGCCCGATGCCGCGACCCGCGACGGCCTCGTCGCGATCTACCGCAACGGCTACCGGATCCGGCCGCTCGTCGAGGCGATCCTCCAGCACCCGCGCTTTTATGAGGGCCCGCGGCTGGTCAAGCCGCCGGTCGTGCATACGGCGGGGCTGCTCCGCGCCCGCGATCTGCCGGTCAGGACCGATGCCTGGCACTGGATCAACGAGCTCGGCGGACAGCGGCTCTTCCGGCCGCCGAACGTCGCCGGCTGGGACGAGGAGCGCTGGCTCGACACATCCACCTTCCGCGGCCGCTGGTTCGCCGCCAACGAGATAGCGAGGCGCGACGTGATCGACTGGGACGAGGGCTATCCGAAGACCGAGACGGCGGCCGAGGGCGTCGACAAGGCACTTCGCTACTGGGGCGACCCGTCGCTCAGCTCCGGCGGGCGCGCCGTTCTAGAGCAGTACGCGCGGCGGGTCGAATCGATGGCCGTCGAGGACTGGCAGCGAAGCGCCTTCCGCGCGACGCGCCAGAACGCGCTCCGGATGCTGATCGCGACGAGCCCGGACATGCAGGCGATCTGA
- a CDS encoding SDR family oxidoreductase encodes MSPVSPKDPALLITGASTGIGAATARAAAEAGYRLVLAARSEDKLTELASELGGPDRALVVRCDVTEMADNERAVAAAIDGFGRLDAVFANAGFGASRGFLEESPEHWREMVLTNILGVGLTIRASLPHMLSERRGHFLITSSIAGRRALPGSMYSASKHAVTAIGEALRAELREMHDQNTIRVTVVEPGMVDTPFFDNPLEQGTALEGEDIARAVIYALGQPEHVDVNEILIRPTAQSS; translated from the coding sequence ATGAGCCCCGTATCGCCGAAGGATCCGGCCCTCCTGATCACCGGCGCGTCGACAGGCATCGGCGCCGCCACCGCCCGCGCCGCGGCCGAGGCCGGATACCGGCTCGTTCTCGCGGCGCGAAGCGAGGACAAGCTGACCGAGCTCGCCTCGGAGCTCGGCGGGCCCGACCGCGCTCTCGTCGTGCGCTGCGACGTCACCGAGATGGCCGACAACGAGCGCGCCGTCGCGGCCGCCATCGATGGCTTCGGCCGGCTCGACGCGGTGTTCGCGAACGCCGGCTTCGGCGCCTCGCGCGGGTTTCTAGAGGAGTCCCCGGAGCACTGGCGCGAGATGGTGCTGACGAACATCCTCGGGGTCGGCCTGACGATCCGGGCCAGCCTGCCGCACATGCTCTCGGAGCGCCGCGGGCACTTCCTGATCACGAGCTCGATCGCGGGCCGCCGCGCCCTCCCGGGGTCGATGTACTCGGCCTCGAAGCACGCCGTCACCGCGATCGGCGAGGCGCTACGGGCCGAGTTGCGCGAGATGCACGATCAGAACACCATCCGTGTGACGGTCGTCGAGCCGGGCATGGTCGATACGCCGTTCTTCGACAACCCGCTCGAGCAGGGAACCGCGCTCGAGGGCGAGGACATCGCCCGCGCCGTCATCTACGCGCTCGGACAACCGGAGCACGTCGACGTGAACGAGATCCTGATCCGGCCGACGGCGCAGTCGAGCTGA
- a CDS encoding M20/M25/M40 family metallo-hydrolase translates to MFSRGRVVLGVLALMIASLVAAPAANAATPVQKFERAVGVDGITKHLKAFQRIANQNDGNRASGLPGFDASVKFVRDKLKRAGYETSVQKFDFDLYEEQADAEFEQLTPEAVEYTVDDDFSSAEFSGSGEAEGDVTPVDVQLPPGPTDNSSTSGCEAEDFASFPEGDIALVQRGTCDFGLKAENADEAGASGVIIFNEGQPGRTDVLVPTLGEFRPSVPVIGTSFEIGQDLASEGTTARISVTSTITPSSSKNVIADTKAGRENRTVVVGAHLDSVPDGPGINDNGSGSAQNLEMALQMSKLGIKPRNQVRFAFWGAEESGLIGSTHYVDTLKAKERRAIDLNLNFDMVGSPNYGRFIYDGDGDAFGEEGPAGSDAIERSFERAFAAKDLATEPTAFDGRSDYYGFITAGIPAGGLFSGAEDVKSEEQVELYGGTAGEAFDPCYHQECDDINNVSNKALNEFSNAAAQVTFKFAQRKAPIGGNEPQTARASVSQGSAADYRGSHLVR, encoded by the coding sequence ATGTTTTCCAGAGGACGGGTGGTTCTCGGCGTGCTCGCGCTGATGATCGCCTCACTCGTGGCCGCGCCCGCAGCGAACGCGGCGACGCCGGTCCAGAAGTTCGAGCGTGCCGTGGGCGTCGACGGGATCACGAAGCATCTCAAGGCGTTCCAGCGGATCGCGAACCAGAACGACGGCAACCGCGCCTCGGGCCTGCCGGGCTTCGATGCCTCGGTCAAGTTCGTGCGCGACAAGCTCAAGCGGGCCGGCTACGAGACGTCGGTCCAGAAGTTCGACTTCGACCTCTACGAGGAGCAGGCGGACGCCGAGTTCGAGCAGCTGACGCCGGAGGCGGTCGAGTACACCGTCGACGACGACTTCTCCTCGGCCGAGTTCTCCGGGTCCGGTGAGGCGGAGGGCGACGTGACGCCGGTCGACGTCCAGCTTCCGCCGGGACCGACCGACAACAGCTCGACCTCGGGTTGCGAGGCGGAGGACTTCGCCAGCTTCCCCGAGGGCGACATCGCGCTCGTCCAGCGCGGCACCTGCGACTTCGGTCTCAAGGCGGAGAACGCCGACGAGGCCGGTGCGTCCGGCGTGATCATCTTCAACGAGGGTCAGCCGGGCCGCACCGATGTGCTGGTTCCGACGCTCGGGGAGTTCCGCCCGAGCGTTCCCGTGATCGGGACCTCGTTCGAGATCGGCCAGGACCTCGCTTCGGAGGGGACCACGGCACGGATCTCGGTGACCTCGACGATCACCCCGTCGAGCTCGAAGAACGTCATCGCCGACACGAAGGCCGGTCGTGAGAACCGGACCGTGGTCGTCGGTGCGCATCTCGACTCGGTGCCCGACGGCCCCGGGATCAACGACAACGGCTCCGGCAGCGCGCAGAACCTCGAGATGGCTCTGCAGATGTCGAAGCTCGGGATCAAGCCCCGCAACCAGGTGCGCTTCGCGTTCTGGGGCGCCGAGGAGTCCGGGCTGATCGGCTCGACCCACTACGTCGACACCCTGAAGGCGAAGGAGAGGCGGGCGATCGACCTGAACCTCAACTTCGACATGGTCGGCTCACCGAACTACGGCCGCTTCATCTACGACGGTGACGGCGACGCGTTCGGCGAGGAGGGACCCGCGGGCTCCGATGCGATCGAGCGCTCGTTCGAGCGTGCGTTCGCCGCCAAGGACCTCGCGACGGAGCCGACGGCGTTCGACGGTCGCTCCGACTACTACGGGTTCATCACGGCCGGTATCCCGGCCGGTGGCCTGTTCTCGGGTGCCGAGGACGTCAAGTCCGAGGAGCAGGTCGAGCTCTACGGCGGCACCGCCGGCGAGGCGTTCGACCCCTGCTACCACCAGGAGTGCGACGACATCAACAACGTGTCGAACAAGGCGCTGAACGAGTTCTCGAACGCCGCCGCGCAGGTGACGTTCAAGTTCGCGCAGCGCAAGGCGCCGATCGGCGGCAACGAGCCGCAGACTGCGCGCGCGTCGGTATCGCAGGGCTCCGCGGCCGATTACCGCGGCAGCCATCTGGTGCGCTAA
- a CDS encoding cytochrome c maturation protein CcmE, with protein sequence MSPDRKRRIRLIAALGTAVLLAVGLIYTSFSASSEAREPSDLIADSEPGASYDLTGEVVDGSIERDGRSSELSFEVADRDDPEATIPVVYSGQIPDPFREGREVIVTGEVADGTFMAEHDSLITKCPSKFEDEAEQDPNVVIDPALG encoded by the coding sequence ATGAGTCCGGACCGCAAGCGAAGGATCCGCCTGATCGCCGCGCTCGGCACGGCGGTGCTCCTGGCCGTCGGCCTCATCTATACGTCGTTCAGTGCCTCGAGCGAGGCTCGCGAGCCCTCCGACCTGATCGCCGACTCCGAGCCCGGCGCCTCCTACGACCTCACCGGCGAGGTCGTCGACGGCTCGATCGAGCGCGACGGACGCAGCTCCGAGCTCAGCTTCGAGGTCGCCGACCGCGACGACCCCGAGGCGACGATCCCGGTCGTCTACTCGGGCCAGATCCCCGACCCGTTCCGCGAGGGGCGCGAGGTCATCGTGACCGGCGAGGTCGCCGACGGGACGTTCATGGCCGAGCACGACAGCCTGATCACGAAGTGCCCGTCGAAGTTCGAGGACGAGGCCGAGCAGGACCCAAACGTCGTGATCGACCCGGCGCTCGGCTGA
- the glnA gene encoding type I glutamate--ammonia ligase: MADEALATETAEDVLRVVRDRDVRFIRLWFTDVLGQLKSFSVNSEELEDAFEGGMGFDGSSITGFNPIEESDMIAMPDPTTFAILPWRPEENATARMFCDVQVPGGQAYEGDPRWILRRALERAERMGFDAFNVGPELEFFYFKSARPKKGVPKVLDEGGYFDLTTLDAGSDVRRETVLALERLGIHVEYTHHEVGPSQHEVDMRYKDALHMADDCMTYRIVVKEYAMMHGFHATFMPKPLTDENGSGMHVHQSLSKGGKNAFYDAEDPFFLSDTAKSFIAGQLRHAREIAPLFAQWVNSYKRLVPGYEAPTYLAWSRRNRSALIRVPLYHPGKESATRAELRCPDPASNPYLCFAGMLHAGLEGIEKGYELPEPMEQNLYHLTPEERAQRGIEQLPETLGEAIEIAAESELMLRVLGEHTFKRFIEIKREEWEAYRVQVTPWEIERFLPIL; the protein is encoded by the coding sequence ATGGCCGACGAAGCACTCGCCACCGAGACCGCCGAGGATGTGCTCCGGGTCGTGCGCGACCGCGACGTCCGCTTCATCCGGCTCTGGTTCACGGACGTTCTCGGACAACTGAAGAGCTTCTCGGTCAACTCCGAGGAGCTCGAGGATGCCTTCGAGGGCGGCATGGGCTTCGACGGGTCCTCGATCACGGGCTTCAACCCGATCGAGGAATCGGACATGATCGCGATGCCCGATCCGACGACCTTCGCGATCCTGCCGTGGCGACCCGAGGAGAACGCGACGGCGCGGATGTTCTGCGACGTCCAGGTGCCCGGCGGTCAGGCCTACGAGGGAGACCCGCGCTGGATCCTCCGGCGCGCCCTCGAGCGCGCAGAGCGGATGGGCTTCGACGCTTTCAACGTCGGCCCCGAGCTCGAGTTCTTCTATTTCAAGAGCGCCAGGCCCAAGAAGGGGGTCCCGAAGGTCCTCGACGAGGGTGGCTACTTCGACCTGACCACGCTCGACGCCGGCTCCGACGTGCGCCGCGAGACGGTGCTCGCGCTCGAGCGCCTCGGGATCCACGTCGAGTACACGCACCACGAGGTCGGGCCCTCGCAGCACGAGGTCGACATGCGCTACAAGGACGCGCTGCACATGGCCGACGACTGCATGACCTACCGCATCGTCGTCAAGGAGTACGCGATGATGCACGGCTTCCACGCGACGTTCATGCCGAAGCCGCTGACCGACGAGAACGGCTCGGGAATGCACGTCCACCAGTCGCTCTCGAAGGGTGGCAAGAACGCGTTCTACGACGCCGAGGACCCGTTCTTCCTCTCGGACACGGCGAAGTCGTTCATCGCCGGCCAGCTGCGCCACGCGCGCGAGATCGCGCCGCTCTTCGCGCAGTGGGTCAACTCCTACAAGCGCCTCGTCCCCGGATATGAGGCCCCGACCTATCTCGCCTGGTCGCGCAGAAACCGCTCGGCGCTGATCCGGGTGCCGCTCTACCACCCGGGCAAGGAGAGTGCCACGCGAGCGGAGCTGCGCTGCCCCGATCCGGCTTCGAACCCCTATCTGTGCTTCGCCGGGATGCTCCATGCCGGCCTCGAGGGAATCGAGAAGGGCTACGAGCTGCCCGAGCCGATGGAGCAGAACCTCTACCACCTGACCCCGGAGGAGCGCGCCCAACGCGGGATCGAGCAGCTCCCCGAGACGCTGGGAGAGGCGATCGAGATCGCCGCCGAGTCCGAGCTGATGCTCCGCGTCCTCGGCGAGCACACCTTCAAGCGCTTCATCGAGATCAAGCGCGAGGAGTGGGAGGCCTACCGCGTCCAGGTCACCCCTTGGGAGATCGAGCGCTTCCTGCCGATCCTCTGA
- a CDS encoding heme lyase CcmF/NrfE family subunit, producing MFAALGAASVFTGFAACLYAVFASLKGRNGQRRWVISARRSVYAFAALMLIAAVCLEISFLRDDFSLALVANYSSQATPVGFKLTAMWSSQAGSLLLWATVLSIASSAVLRVTRNRHREIVPYATAILAGLGAFFTGLMLWGVLLPVAESFPFTTQSPAPADGVGLNPLLRHPAMAIHPPMLYSGYVFFAVPFAFAIGALITRRVDASWIRSTRRFALIAWVLLGTGIVLGSFWSYNELGWGGYWGWDPVENASLMPWLVGTAFIHSVMVQEKRGMLKVWNVSLIVATFALSLLGTFLVRSGVLQSIHAFGVSKVGGPLLMLIAVVVIGSAVLIARRLDSLRSERRIDSLISRESVFLINNLLLVGISVAILWGTLFPLVSELLTGEERTVGPPFFDSIVTPLAIALVLFTGIGPMLAWRRVTPRRAWSLLAWPTAIAVLVAIASIVLIDAASSPGALLMFSFAAFTLAALGQELIRSAGAHRRLAGGSRLGSATSVVRRNRRRYGGYTVHAGIVLLFVAVAASSSFQTSRDVRLDVGQSASVDDYDVTYESAFARVDGEEQKVVFGARLVIERDGELVTTMDPSREYFSVAASDDTGLIRGFFEGEATSEVGREGGPTRDIWAAMRPDLAVYDRQIDDLDSQLAKIAGSADGGTPEQQAQLQALLSELQGRGVTEIVEAYEANPPPADFRVNVNPFVIWLWIGAAIAVLGGVAAAWPPGSGGRRAVSEAYAARVARDLGRA from the coding sequence GTGTTCGCAGCTCTAGGCGCAGCGTCGGTGTTCACGGGTTTCGCCGCCTGCCTGTACGCCGTCTTCGCGTCGCTCAAGGGCCGCAACGGTCAGCGCCGGTGGGTGATCTCGGCACGTCGCAGCGTGTACGCCTTCGCCGCCTTGATGCTGATCGCGGCGGTCTGCCTCGAGATCTCCTTCCTCCGCGACGACTTCTCCCTGGCGCTGGTCGCCAACTACTCCTCGCAGGCGACCCCCGTCGGATTCAAGCTGACCGCGATGTGGTCCAGCCAGGCCGGCTCATTGCTCCTGTGGGCGACCGTGCTGTCGATCGCCTCCTCGGCCGTGCTGCGCGTCACCCGCAATCGTCACCGCGAGATAGTTCCCTATGCGACGGCGATCCTGGCCGGACTCGGGGCGTTCTTCACGGGCCTGATGCTCTGGGGCGTCCTCTTGCCGGTCGCCGAGTCGTTCCCGTTCACGACCCAGAGTCCCGCGCCGGCTGACGGTGTCGGCCTCAACCCGCTGTTGCGACATCCGGCGATGGCGATCCATCCGCCAATGCTCTACTCGGGCTACGTGTTCTTCGCCGTCCCGTTCGCGTTCGCGATCGGCGCGCTGATCACGCGACGGGTCGACGCGAGCTGGATTCGCTCGACCCGCCGTTTCGCCTTGATCGCCTGGGTCCTGCTCGGGACGGGGATCGTCCTCGGCTCGTTCTGGAGCTACAACGAGCTCGGCTGGGGTGGCTACTGGGGATGGGACCCGGTCGAGAACGCCTCGCTGATGCCGTGGCTGGTCGGCACAGCGTTCATCCATTCGGTGATGGTGCAGGAAAAGCGCGGGATGCTGAAGGTCTGGAACGTGTCGCTGATCGTCGCGACGTTCGCGCTCTCGTTGCTCGGCACTTTCCTCGTGCGCTCGGGCGTGCTTCAGTCGATCCACGCCTTCGGAGTGTCGAAGGTCGGCGGTCCGCTTCTCATGCTGATCGCGGTCGTCGTCATCGGTTCGGCGGTGTTGATCGCGCGCCGGCTCGACTCGCTGCGCTCAGAGCGCCGGATCGATTCGCTGATCTCGCGCGAGTCGGTCTTCCTGATCAACAACCTGTTGCTCGTCGGCATCAGCGTCGCGATCCTCTGGGGCACTCTGTTCCCGCTCGTCTCGGAGCTCCTCACGGGCGAGGAGCGCACCGTCGGGCCACCGTTCTTCGACTCCATCGTGACCCCGCTCGCGATCGCTCTCGTCCTGTTCACCGGCATCGGGCCGATGCTCGCTTGGCGCCGCGTCACGCCGCGTCGCGCTTGGTCGCTTCTCGCCTGGCCGACCGCGATCGCGGTCCTCGTCGCCATCGCGAGCATCGTCCTCATCGACGCCGCCTCGTCGCCCGGGGCGCTTCTCATGTTCAGCTTCGCCGCCTTCACGCTGGCCGCGCTCGGCCAGGAGCTGATCCGCTCGGCGGGGGCGCATCGGCGCCTCGCGGGCGGCTCGCGCCTCGGCTCCGCGACGTCGGTGGTACGCCGCAACCGGCGTCGCTACGGCGGCTACACGGTCCATGCGGGAATCGTCCTGTTGTTCGTCGCGGTCGCGGCGTCGTCCTCGTTCCAGACGAGCCGCGACGTCCGCCTCGACGTCGGCCAGTCGGCGAGCGTCGACGATTACGACGTGACGTATGAGTCCGCGTTCGCGCGGGTCGACGGCGAGGAGCAGAAGGTCGTCTTCGGCGCCCGGCTCGTGATCGAGCGCGACGGCGAGCTCGTCACGACGATGGACCCCTCGCGCGAGTACTTCTCCGTGGCGGCCTCGGACGACACCGGCCTGATCCGCGGCTTCTTCGAGGGCGAGGCGACGAGCGAGGTCGGGCGCGAGGGCGGCCCGACACGCGACATCTGGGCCGCGATGCGCCCCGATCTCGCGGTCTACGACCGCCAGATCGACGACCTCGACTCGCAGCTCGCGAAGATCGCCGGCTCGGCCGACGGCGGCACGCCCGAGCAGCAGGCGCAGCTCCAGGCGTTGCTCTCCGAGCTCCAGGGCCGCGGGGTGACCGAGATCGTCGAGGCCTACGAGGCCAACCCGCCGCCGGCCGACTTCCGCGTCAACGTCAACCCGTTCGTGATCTGGCTGTGGATCGGCGCCGCGATCGCGGTGCTCGGCGGGGTCGCCGCTGCCTGGCCGCCCGGATCGGGCGGACGCCGCGCCGTGTCCGAGGCCTACGCGGCCCGCGTCGCGCGCGACCTCGGACGCGCCTGA
- the lexA gene encoding transcriptional repressor LexA has protein sequence MDLTKRQQEIFEFIGRYAERNGYPPTVREIGKAVGLHSSSTVHAHLANLERAGVIRRDPTKPRALELLVGGAKRVVGGALPLVGQVAAGAPILAEENIEDYLEVPDVIGGEEGDYILRIKGDSMQGAGILDGDYVVVRPADDATDGEVVVALIDDEATCKRFFRTADEIRLESENPEYEPIVVRELRLLGKVTGVFRRLNP, from the coding sequence GTGGACCTGACCAAGCGACAGCAGGAGATCTTCGAGTTCATCGGCCGCTACGCCGAGCGCAACGGGTACCCCCCGACCGTGCGCGAGATCGGCAAGGCGGTCGGACTCCACTCCTCATCCACGGTGCACGCGCACCTGGCGAACCTCGAGCGCGCCGGTGTCATCCGCCGCGACCCGACCAAACCGCGCGCTCTCGAGCTGCTCGTCGGCGGCGCCAAGCGGGTGGTCGGCGGCGCGTTGCCGCTGGTCGGCCAGGTCGCCGCCGGCGCGCCGATCCTCGCCGAGGAGAACATCGAGGACTACCTCGAGGTGCCGGACGTGATCGGCGGCGAGGAGGGCGACTACATCCTGCGGATCAAGGGCGACTCGATGCAGGGCGCCGGGATCCTCGACGGCGACTACGTCGTCGTCCGGCCGGCCGACGACGCGACGGACGGCGAGGTCGTCGTCGCGCTGATCGACGACGAGGCGACCTGCAAGCGCTTCTTCCGTACGGCCGACGAGATCAGGCTGGAGTCCGAGAACCCGGAGTACGAGCCGATCGTGGTCCGTGAGCTCCGGCTGCTCGGCAAGGTGACGGGGGTCTTCAGGAGGTTGAACCCATGA
- the secG gene encoding preprotein translocase subunit SecG yields MEAALSVIQIVIAVVLICLVLLHSGKDTGLSGAFGVGGGGSSFGGSLVEQNLNRWTIFFAILFVLNTIVLLKI; encoded by the coding sequence GTGGAAGCAGCCCTCTCGGTCATCCAGATCGTCATCGCGGTCGTTCTGATCTGCCTCGTGCTCCTGCATTCGGGCAAGGACACGGGTCTGTCGGGCGCGTTCGGCGTCGGCGGTGGCGGCAGCTCGTTCGGTGGATCGCTCGTCGAGCAGAACCTGAATCGCTGGACGATCTTCTTCGCGATCCTCTTCGTCCTCAACACCATCGTCCTGCTCAAGATCTAG
- a CDS encoding DUF1501 domain-containing protein produces MAHHCKEFSRSHLLRGAAAEAGRGLPQIESGMPLPAGTGLSRRSFLWRSGAVALSVYGASKLGFGALEEGIVEAAAAPDSPVLVTIFLDGGADSLSILAPTEDRRYHELRGRLAVPRGAGTQFTEDSRLRWAPSAAAMGRMHEAGKVTVFPGIGYSSPDQSHFTSRHYWEVGELDHGAKTGWMGRMLDVVGSDTNPLQGLSLDGWLSPALATANHPVAAVDGTKYDFWTQGVWNEHEDPMFDAVGALGRAAMGGDPGLATAGVTAERAANLRRDLRQFTADESGVSYPDDDFAERLSGLASMLDKGLPIRCASISAPGGYDTHDSQADSFDRDIKLTFDSIAAFQADLEARGIADRVMTLVWSEFGRRPEAYGSGTDHGAAGSAFLVGSRAKGTMVGEFPGLDRLDEDDNLRSTSDFRAMYCSLLEQWFDVDAGAVIPGASGFDRPTLIS; encoded by the coding sequence ATGGCGCACCACTGCAAGGAATTCAGCCGCTCGCACCTGCTCCGCGGCGCGGCCGCCGAGGCGGGGCGCGGGCTGCCGCAGATCGAGTCGGGGATGCCGCTTCCGGCCGGGACGGGACTGAGCCGGCGCTCGTTCCTGTGGCGTTCGGGGGCCGTCGCGTTGTCGGTCTACGGCGCTTCGAAGCTCGGCTTCGGCGCACTCGAGGAGGGGATCGTCGAGGCGGCCGCGGCGCCCGACTCGCCCGTCCTCGTGACGATCTTCCTCGACGGCGGCGCCGATTCGCTGTCGATCCTCGCCCCGACCGAAGACCGCCGCTACCACGAGCTTCGTGGCCGGCTCGCGGTCCCCCGAGGTGCCGGCACGCAGTTCACGGAGGATTCGCGGCTTCGCTGGGCGCCTTCGGCGGCCGCGATGGGCCGTATGCACGAGGCCGGCAAGGTCACGGTCTTCCCGGGGATCGGCTACTCCTCGCCGGATCAGTCGCACTTCACCTCGCGCCACTACTGGGAGGTCGGCGAGCTCGACCACGGCGCGAAGACGGGCTGGATGGGGCGGATGCTCGACGTCGTGGGAAGCGACACGAACCCGCTCCAGGGTCTGTCGCTCGACGGTTGGCTCTCGCCGGCCCTCGCGACGGCGAACCACCCGGTCGCGGCGGTCGACGGCACGAAGTACGACTTCTGGACCCAGGGTGTGTGGAACGAGCACGAGGACCCGATGTTCGACGCCGTCGGCGCGCTCGGGCGCGCCGCGATGGGCGGCGATCCGGGCCTCGCGACGGCCGGGGTCACGGCGGAGAGGGCCGCGAACCTGCGCCGCGACCTGCGCCAGTTCACGGCCGATGAAAGCGGCGTCAGCTATCCCGACGACGATTTCGCCGAGCGTCTCAGCGGGCTCGCGAGCATGCTCGACAAGGGTCTGCCGATCCGCTGCGCGTCGATCTCCGCGCCCGGGGGCTACGACACCCACGACTCGCAGGCCGACAGCTTCGACCGCGACATCAAGCTGACGTTCGACTCGATCGCCGCGTTCCAGGCCGATCTCGAGGCGCGCGGGATCGCCGACCGGGTCATGACCCTCGTCTGGTCGGAGTTCGGCCGCCGGCCGGAGGCCTATGGCAGCGGCACGGACCACGGCGCCGCGGGCAGCGCCTTCCTCGTCGGCTCGCGGGCCAAGGGGACGATGGTCGGCGAGTTCCCGGGGCTCGACCGCCTCGATGAGGACGACAACCTGCGCAGCACCTCCGACTTCCGGGCGATGTACTGCTCCCTGCTCGAGCAGTGGTTCGATGTCGACGCCGGCGCGGTCATCCCGGGGGCGAGCGGGTTCGACCGACCGACGCTGATCTCGTGA
- a CDS encoding carboxymuconolactone decarboxylase, translating to MTVKTDMSRFHIHDELTAPEGSVKILKGIQTAGASISKFIGALAGSAPALRAYARMRSELRAGVLPDQTRERIALAVAEYRSDNYSIAHHGRSALASGLGLDEISKARNFSSGDEREDTLLTLLGTLLRGEGRPKTHLVEEAREIGWSDEAILEAISQLALCEFESLISNAAALPLDQTDPTVLPAAAAA from the coding sequence ATGACTGTCAAGACCGACATGAGCCGGTTCCACATCCACGACGAACTCACCGCTCCCGAGGGCAGCGTCAAGATCCTGAAGGGGATCCAGACCGCCGGCGCATCGATCTCGAAGTTCATCGGCGCCCTCGCCGGGTCGGCGCCCGCGCTACGCGCCTACGCCCGGATGCGCAGCGAGCTGCGCGCCGGGGTCCTGCCCGACCAGACGCGCGAGCGGATCGCCCTGGCGGTCGCCGAGTACCGCTCGGACAACTACTCGATCGCCCACCACGGCCGCTCGGCGCTCGCGTCCGGGCTCGGGCTCGACGAGATCTCCAAGGCGCGGAACTTCAGCTCCGGCGACGAGCGCGAGGACACGCTGCTGACCCTGCTCGGCACGCTGCTGCGCGGCGAGGGACGTCCGAAGACACACCTCGTCGAGGAGGCGCGAGAGATCGGCTGGAGTGACGAGGCGATCCTCGAGGCGATCTCCCAGCTCGCGTTGTGTGAGTTCGAGTCGCTGATCTCCAACGCCGCCGCCCTGCCGCTCGATCAGACCGACCCGACCGTCCTCCCCGCCGCCGCGGCCGCCTGA